Within the Paludisphaera rhizosphaerae genome, the region TGGGCGAGCGTCCAGCCGTCGGCCGCCTTGGGATGCGAGAAATAAGTGGGGTTGAAGTCCATCCCCATCTTCTTGGCCTTGGCCCAGTCGATCCAGTTCTTGAAGTGGGCCGGCTCCAGGGCGTCGCGGTCGACCTTCTTGCCGCCGGTCTCCGCGTAGCTGGCGTGCAGGTTCAGCCGGTGCGTGCCGGGGATCAGCGAGAGGGCCTCGTCCAGGTCCTTCCGCAACTCGTCGGCGGTGCGGGCCTTGCCCGGGTAGTTCCCCGTGACGGCCAGGCCGGCGCCCAGACCTTCGCCAGCGTTCTCGAACCCGCCGACGTCGTCTCCCTGCCAGCAGTGCAGCGAGATCGGGATGGCGGAGAGTTTCTCCAGCGCCTTGTCCACGTCCACGCCGATCGCGGCGTAGCGCTCCTTCGCCAGGGCGAAAGCCTGGTCCACGTTCTTGTTGGGAGAGGGCATGCTCGTCTTCCTTCCAGCAATATCGAGGGCGACGGATTCGCCCCGGGCCCCGATTTTCGCACGACCGCGGGGCCGCTTCCAGGGCCTGGCGAAGCCGCCTCAGCGACCTCCATCAGGCCACGACGACTGCAACGAGTAAAGCTTCAGTTGTTCCAAATCGACCGCCCCACCCACAGTCGCAACCTCGAAAGAATGGTTCCCAGCGTCCGGGAGCGAGGCGATGGAGAGGGCGGCCTGGCCGCGGTTCGCGAAAACCTCGATCGACCCCGCGTCTACGTAAACCTTCAACCGCACGAGCCCATCGACCTGCGGGACGAATGCTCGCACCTGCTTGCAGGAGAGATCCTGGCGGGCGACGTCGTACACCAGGGTGGTCCCACGCAGCTTCAGATTGAGTGACATCGCCCCGATGGGCCGGAAGGCCAGATCGATGACGCATGCGTCATAGGACTTCAGTTTCCGTTCACGGTCGCGCATCTGTCGCTGCATGTCCTGCATCGATTTGGCATAGATCGGCACCTGCAGATTCAGGGGGAGAGAGAACTCCGGCTGCAGATTCTTGGGGGGGAGCTTGTCGGGAGTCACATTCTTCCAATGGCTGAAATCCTTGACATCCTGCTGCAGGGCGTCCAACTCGGCGACGGGTTCGGCGAACATCCGCGGACCGTCCGTCGTCGTCCGCAGGGTCAGCTCGACCGGCAGGTTCATCTGCTGATTGAAGGCCGAGCCGGGGAATTTCACGTCGCGAGCCCACCCGATCTGAATCCGACGGCCCTTCGGTTCGTCGCTGAACGTCTGGGCGGCGTAGAAGTTTCCGTGCCAGAGCGTGTGCTTGTCCGGTCCCGATGTGGGCGTGAACGTCTTGCCGTCGAATGCGCCGAGCTTGTACTGACCGTCGGCGGCGTAGACCACCCAGAGCTTCTTGTTCGGGTCGCCGTCGACGGGGAGTTCGAAGAGGTCGGGGCACTCGTAGAAGCCGTCGAGCCGGCTGGCGAAGGTCCACGCCTTGAGGTCGGTCGAGGTGTAGAAGTCGATGCTTCGGCGCACCGGCTTGACCTTCTCGTCCTCGTCGTAGACGGCCATGACCCAGTGCTTGCCCGGGGCGTACCACAAGAGCCGGGGGTCGCGGCCGTCGTGCTTGACGACGGGGTTCCCCTCGAACTCGGTCCAGGTCCGGCCGCGGTCGTTGCTGAAGACGATGCACTCGCCTCGGCCGGTGCTGGTGTAGGCGGCCACGAGCGGGTTCTTGCCGTCCTTGCCGAAGCCGCTGGTGTTGCCATGGTCGGTCACCGCGCTGCCGGAGAAGGCCCAGTCGCCATACTTGTGGGGATAGAGGGCGATGGGAAGCTCCGTCCAGTGGACGAGGTCCGGGCTGACCGCGTGCCCCCAGTGCATGTTGCCCCAACCCCAGCCATAGGGGTTGTGTTGGTAGAACAGGTGATATTCGCCATCGTGCCAGACGAGCCCGTTCGGGTCGTTCAGCCACCCCCGCCGCGAGGTGAAATGGAACTGCGGCCGGTGC harbors:
- a CDS encoding glycoside hydrolase family 32 protein; this encodes MIAALTLAALAALTAPPTLDSTRPDVVIADFEGDDYGGWKTTGTAFGEAPARGTLPGQMPVAGYLGRGLVNSYHDGDGSTGELTSPPFRIDREHLNFLIGGGGWEKETCLDLLVDGKVVHSATGPNREPGGSERLRWAAWDVRDLQGKEAVLRVVDQRKGGWGHINVDQIVQTDRPKIPQAASRTIVLQNRYLHIPVKTGAQKVRAKIEGEGGKILHEFDVELAPGEPDFLAFADLESFKGKSVTFRVDEVDDPKALEQIVQADHVPNAAGLYKEPHRPQFHFTSRRGWLNDPNGLVWHDGEYHLFYQHNPYGWGWGNMHWGHAVSPDLVHWTELPIALYPHKYGDWAFSGSAVTDHGNTSGFGKDGKNPLVAAYTSTGRGECIVFSNDRGRTWTEFEGNPVVKHDGRDPRLLWYAPGKHWVMAVYDEDEKVKPVRRSIDFYTSTDLKAWTFASRLDGFYECPDLFELPVDGDPNKKLWVVYAADGQYKLGAFDGKTFTPTSGPDKHTLWHGNFYAAQTFSDEPKGRRIQIGWARDVKFPGSAFNQQMNLPVELTLRTTTDGPRMFAEPVAELDALQQDVKDFSHWKNVTPDKLPPKNLQPEFSLPLNLQVPIYAKSMQDMQRQMRDRERKLKSYDACVIDLAFRPIGAMSLNLKLRGTTLVYDVARQDLSCKQVRAFVPQVDGLVRLKVYVDAGSIEVFANRGQAALSIASLPDAGNHSFEVATVGGAVDLEQLKLYSLQSSWPDGGR